Below is a genomic region from Palaemon carinicauda isolate YSFRI2023 chromosome 31, ASM3689809v2, whole genome shotgun sequence.
atttctagggtgggtgtaagtagtgtggaatgaccctcaatgatcctagcatttggcataatggtctaaatgacacagacaactgctaacaatgtgagcctgtgcaaatcaaattaggcttccaagggaatagtttaatgaacaatactttttcagagagtcaagctttataacagaagactatagtgcccatttaatccaattttgaaaaagggaaaaatcatacatcttaacattttttttttaatgagtctttagaaaaaaaaattaagatccagagagaggtttttttatggtatgctacaaaattctccatccactgtcatgaaatacttcttgttgctaattatttctggactgatccaccatcccatctaattcaccctgactacaagtagaaaggcgagagaaaaacaacagggcagaagagaaggaaagaacagaacctctgtaatatatatctacgtgaaaaaaaaaaacagatcaataacatactcgtaaaagttaacaattactacagcagagttaggtagttcaatattcgactggtctcgcactcccagacacctgacgtccagaaaggggtgaaatggaaatctctctcaaacacccggacatccatcaatttatatgagtgactgtacatctgccttattcttagGATAGattgtgagatttggtatccctgagcatattacttctgacaggggtatcactttcacctctcaattgtggacatcattagcgaatctcttgggaaTCATCCTgcttcagacaactgcctacaacgcTGCTGCCAACGAAATAGGTGAACGTTTTCATCCCATCCTcacagcagctttgatgtcccactgcaatgactccaactgatttacccaCCTTCCCTGAGTCCTCCCGGAACCAAGGACACTCCTAAATATGCcctagatgtctcggcagctgaaatggtgtatgccaACCTGTTGGTCATCCACGcaaaattttttccatctgcaacctcctctaaccatctCCAGCGTCTACGTCACATTTTGGGAAAATTTACGGCATGTCGCCAGACTTACGAGCCCCCAGCTACGCAACACtcagcaatgcacgttttcctgcacaacgacactagcaagccaccgctaatgcccccttacatgggccctttccctgtgatccattgtacactgaaggctttcttcgtcaacatttgtggcaaagaagactgggtctccattgatcggctaaaacctgcatatctcctgccagataaccggCCTACActacgcctctcaagagcaagcACCCTATTTTACATGTATATCAGTCCAGGTGGGGAGcgatgtactgcacgtgtttcatacatacttacttttacttttaggggtttatttctcgccctccaccaaacactaaaggtctgttcaggcgggccttggtgtgtgaaaaaataatttctttccagttaatattttgctctgtatcgttatcagttatttcgctagcatttgtatccaggcttaatagttttcaggtcactattataacactttctaaaaagataagtcttcaggtttttcttgaaagctgccacattattgctattcttgacatcgagtggaaggtcgttaaagagtctcggtgcagcataactgaaagTTCTTCTTCCTATTGCAttattcacactaatttcgaatagtctatgtgggtcatcagcatgtctaactctttcagcggcgctggtagcttcagggtaggggaccaagcaatcacgaagatatttaggcttatcacttgtaagtgctttgtgagtcaacaagcaaattctaaattcaatcctagccttaacaggtcaccaatgtagatcgatcaatgcaggagttattctctcccttagtttaatgccttttatcagtctagccgcccggttttgcacattttgaagctttcttagtagtgtattgggcaatttgtagtacagagaattgcaataatcaagccttgatattacatgactcatcactagaatttttgtactgccctctgttaaatattttctaataaatgctatgtttctcaggtgatagttacacactttcactgtgttcacaatttggtccctcattgacaaattacagtctatcagtacacccaaatttttcacaacaggcacaatcccaacatcagcattaccaatttttatactttgaattaactggtaattcttcaaagccacctttgtgccaaagaacatacattctgttttatcatcatttaatttgagcttttttcctctgcatccatgtctttatttcagtcattatctcatcaattttcttctctgtatcttgtgttgttgaaattgaggtaaaactgagtatcatctgcatatagtttaaaacccactttttgttttttcaagatgtgtgatagctcgatagtatatatgttaaacaagatagggcccagaacactaccctgtggtacacccttcataagaattctctcattggatcggtttccagaaacttctacaatagtcttcctgttcactaagtaacttcgcaaaaatttcagtgcttcctcagtcactccaatagactttaagtcgtcaagtaagtactcgtgcacaacagtgtcaaaagcagcactaagatctaacataattaaaattccacactttcccccatcaagaagacctatcatatcattcattattgagcacaaagtagtttctgtagaatgattagctctgtaggccgattgattttccgggaatacctctaactcgtcaatatgcgcccataattgctcacttataactttttcaataagctttgacatgtaggataaatttgaaatgggcctatatgaaattAGCTCGTtcacatcacctttccctttgtaaattggtttgatcaacgcagttttttcacagctaggaaaacacgattgtgatatacttaggttaattatgttcaggtaaatattatatacaacttgcttgtttggagcttcacttgttgaactgtttgggaaagggtcgtttccacaatatgtattcttcatctctctcagacctttaacaagtcgcacatatttatttccttagattttattaacttctttccctccttcactggcatagctgactgtccttccaagtgattttgggggaaacctctatagattttatcaattttttcattaaagaatatagcaaaactctctgcacaaacattgtcaggcaagacatattttttctttaatcccatcacatcatcaagatttttgtgaaagtccctcatgttattggttttttttacattcgccgttgtagaattttctttttgttttttctaacaggatgttatagtcatttctggccttattatatagatttctggcttgtaaggatttggctcttttccatctaccttccatcttacgtctgtgtctttttacctttaatagctcactattataccatccaACATTTTCGTgcacaactatttgtttgttctttatgggacacatggtatcgtacatttttccaaaattgtcgttgtatttcttggtatagcacccaacacattctatgtctaccatatgttcacattgtgtgttcacacaagacatttgcgctacactagcttcaataaaattctcagcatcaaaattttcccgttccctatatgtgatccattttttcaatactctggtgcaatttatattaacattaagggtgatgagtttatgtgtttttgagatctcaaagtctggttccacttcaaggttttttattagggctgagtcttttccacatatgaccaagtcgagtgtatgaccacctactgacgttgataccaaaacactgtttatttaattaaacatctcaaatacttccttgagttctttagccttattatcattttcatcatctacccaacagttgaagtctccaccaattaatgtatttttaatatcgtccaccacacccataagaatactaaattcttcaatgaatttcgtcatattactccctggtggtctatataatgatattatattcaataccttattgtttcttgtcagttttaaacagatatattcaaacgtttcaaatactatttcattcatgatagaaaccctagagaaagttttcgacacaaagacacccactcctccagttttgtcctttcttggtacgtggtagaaatcgtgagtacacggcgtcatctcctgaatctttgagttatcactaatatttccctgcaaccaagtttccgttaataaacataaatctaattccatttcgttaataagatttctaatctttatggttttattccccaccaattgaatatttatcaggccacacttaaccaatgggctagactccatgatcggttctattttatatcctggtaagctcctccttgtatactttacagttatcgtcatatgtcttatgattcgtatcattgtaattcctcactgtgcagttatgacactttaccgtatttacagtacaatccgtggttcgatgatcctggctacacttggcacatacctgagtcttgctacaattttcggcagtatgaccaaattcctggcatttataacactgaaatacattgtaggaatcatagattttacataCTCGTACACTATAAtggttttgctttttattttacttggtcatccctacactgttaataaacctgtataaacctgatacCTCAtgcttaattttgttttaattttggggacgttcttgctcacaagtcctggtatttaagctcgatgtctgttaaataaagtttagttgcattcacctcgcctttcagttCTCATCTagtgggttggctagggcaccagccacccgttgagatactaccgctagagagttatgcggtcttttgactggccagacagcgctatattgaatccttctctctggttacggttcattccccttaccctacacacacacacacagcgaatagtctggcctattctttacttattttcctctgtcctcatacacctggcaacaccgagataaccaaacaattctttttcgcccaaggggttactgcactgaaatttttcagtagccactttcctcttggtaagggtagaagagactctttagctatggtcagcagctcttttgggaggacacttcaaaatcaaaccattgttccctagtcttgggtagtgccatagcctctgtaccacgttctttcactgtcttgggttacagttctcttgcttgagtaatacaatcgggcacgctgttctgtcttgttcctctttctcttgttttgttttatagtttatatagtagatatttattctaatattgttattcttcttaaaaatcttgtttttccttgttacctttccttactgggttattttccctattggaacccctgggcatagaattctgcttttccaactagggttgtagcctaacaagtaataataataataataataataataataataataataataataataataattggttcctCGCACAACTCCCTCCAAGCCTCCaagcaaaaaataataaaactacaatGTCAAATGAGTCTTAAGTCAAATGGTAGATAAGTCAAACTATTTAATGAAATAACAATTACTTCATTGGTATAGCAAGGACAGAGCTATCACATATTATTAGTAAATATACGAGACAACATTAACCTTATATGGTTATTTTGAATTACATGATTATTACGGCACAGTATTAATGAGGTttccatacattattattattattattattattattattattattattattattattattattattattattattagctaagctacaaccctagttggaaacccggatgctataagcccagaggctccaacagggaaaatagcccagtgaggaaagaaaaaaggaaaatagagtattctaagaacagtaacaacattaaaataaatatctcctatataaactataaaatctttaacaaaacgaggggaagagaaataagatagaatagtgtgttcgagtgtgccctcaagcaagagaagctaAAAAATCAATAGTCATAATTTCATATCTGAAAAATATTTACAAGAACGTAATGTTTTGTATGAAACGAGGAAAATCTAAATGCAAAACACTATTCGTTGTGCTAACCAACTAATGAGAAGAAAAAtaactaatgaaaaatataaaggagAAAGAAAACTTAAGTGATAGGAGATATTAGAGGTGACGAATAAGAGCGACATGGGAAGCCGTTGCAAGGTCTTTCTGTACTACTAATACTGTTCTAAATTCCTAATAACGCAATCGCAATGGCTGCCAGAGCTGCTGTTAAATTTGCTCCTCAGCTTAGGGAACTGAGAATTCACCTCTGCCAGACTTCTGCTGCTAGCAAAGGAGTGCGGTAATTATGTATATAAACTTTTTGAGAGGAAAAATTGGCTATGGCAAGCTGGTTTTACTTGGGTATTCTACGGTAGCCTACCGGttgctttgtttttctttttactgtatacTATCCTATCTTTTGTCCATACCCTCTTGTAGTCTTAAAGGTAGCAGGACCCCcttagttaatattattaatagggAGATTAACCGGTTTTATTATAATTACGGACGGGAGAAAGCTTTCGacctaaaaactttattttctatagaaaaacTCCGTTTTCTTCGAAGAGGACACATATTTACAGCAAATAAATACTTAGTGAATTataggttttattatagttacggactgggcaaactttactaaaaaaaaaaaaaaaaacggagcctttgtatatcagcggccagttcctcgagCATTGATTAAAAGTGGACATCAATTAACATTaaatttcccccctaacctaacctacgagccgtatccttacctacttacctaacggggatgGGGGGGGGttaccccccttacactgccgtattcttaagttagacataatacataGAGGTGGCCATATTGTACATACACCCCAAAACAACTTTTCCCTATAGAAAGGCACCCCCACCTCCTAACCCTAACTAGTTGTTATGATCTTACCAGTGGGGACTACTGTGGAGGAATTATACGATCTGAAAGGGGATTACAAATCCTGCAACTAGTTGACTACTAGTTGGCAAATGTGTCTGCCATTCTACATACTACCAATTGCCTTGACTTCTAGTGGTGGACGCTACCGTGGCATAGAAAAAGTTTTTATGCAGCTATGGTAAACCACATTTGCCTATCTGTATCTCCACCCCAGCATTCATAAGTCAGGGAAAGCTCTTCAGGAAAACCTAGAAATGGGGGTATAGCTCTAGTTTGAaacatcatatatttataaatcacaACAAAATCAGGTTGAAAAAGTATATACTGTAATTCCTGTGTATCATTAAGAACAATCTTGCAGATACACTTTAACACATTCCAGCCTAATAAACAGTGTTCTTGCCTGACCTAAACCCCTTTTATTTAACCTTCCCTCAAAGGCTAGAATGCATAAAATGCATAGCCTTCCTTAATGTGACAAGTCCTTTCCTGATCATGACCTTCTAAAAACTTCACCCTTTCTGAACTTTGGACATCATATCATACAGGGCATTGAGGGGGACCCCCTGCCTCTACATTGGCAATAAAAAGGTCAATAGTTTTCTAACTAAGCTTAAGAAATAAGGCTAGATGTTTCAAATCTGTTTGTCTTCGCGAAAACTCACATACTGTATGTATTGtttaatcaatttattttattgAAGGAGAACCGTTTACTAGTGGCATTGATTTTCTTCATAAAGGATATAGGTATTGAGTAGCTTGAGGTATAATTTTGGATTCGTAGACTTTGAAATAATTATGCTCACCAAAAGTACTTTTTTCTCACACAGCAGCTATATTGGAAATGAAGATCATTGTGAAACAATgactaaaatatgaaaatatcatgatATTATGCCATGTAAATTTAGGAAGGTTTAATCGTCTCAAAATGTTAGGTTATTACCTTGTTGAAAAGCAAAAGAATGCCAACAGGCCCCAGTGCATTATGCAAGCCATCACCCTGTAGACCTGTCGTCACAATATAACTTCTGTACTCTAagcatttttatatgtaaataatcaTGTTATCAATTATTAACCCAAAGAATTCTcaataaaaaaatcacaaaatctTCAGCACCTGACTTTTTTCATAGAAAATTCAGTATTGGTGAATAATTCTAATTACAGTTGATTATCCTCCCTAGGTTAAAAAAAGGTTAGGTTAGTAAGTGGATGTATAGTATGAGAGTACCACACCCCATTATTTTACAGAATTTTAGTAATGAAATTCCCCTTCTCCCAAATTACCATCACTGTAGTGAGTACAGAACGTAGCATTCTTACATAGTTTTGGTTAAGGTGTATCCCTGTATTAATTGCGTCATTGCCACATTTTATTGataaccttaataaaaaaaatttccgacCTAAAAATCATTGTTTCCCACTTTGGGTTCTAGAAAGTTGAACTATAAGCTTTGTATCATGTTTTCCTAAAAAGCAGTTGTTCGGCATTGCCAATGCATATAGGTTAGGGTTCCTGTATTATACTATtcttatagtacagtagttaagtTGATCTTTTTTGTTAATTTCTTGACTTCAACatgaagcatatttttttttattgtgttcatTTATGCAAACCACTTATCATtgcctctctctctcatggcatttCTTATCCTTGCATTTTTATGTATCTAAAGTAGTTAATGTACTGTACTTTATATTGTATCACAGTCTTAATGATCTGGAATGTTATTTGGTTgaagtttttttaatataaagatcttagcttttttttttacttttactaagcATCAGTTTGTGAAAGTACTGTATAGGTACAAGTTTAACATTTGATGATCAGtactttatttacatatacataattgaTATAGAACTACTGTACTGTAGATCTGGACATCTCAAGAATTGTATTGCTTTAGATTGGTCACATAAACTAAATCATTTAGTTGTCCAAAGTGACATTTTGTATCTTTGGGTGGAGTAATCACTTTGTTCAATAACAATATACAGTAGtactttcttaacccttttacccccaggctatttggaaatttccaacccttaacccccagggagttatttttttcccagcacattttgcagtatattttttttaaattgctctaatagtcttaatttttgtcatagagaggtcaggttggtctcattctcttggaaaatgcctgaattttctaaaaaaaaaaatatcaaaaatgagaaaaaaaaatttttttatagcattttttttgcaaggacgtaccggtacgtccatggtggtaaagggatggcttttgtgaaacgtaccagtacgtcctttgggggtaaaagggtcagtGTACTGCACAACACTTTAATAAAATTACAGCACAGTATTTAATATATGAAGAGATTTGATTTGATGGGCATTGCATCAATAGTGTTCCCTTGAGTTCCTTGTACTGCATCAGAAAAACGTAACTAAATAATTTATTGTTCACAGGGAATTCATCGAGCAGAGTTATGTCAGTTTGAAGCAGGCTAACCCAAAGGCACCCATTCTAATCAGGGAGTGCTCCGGTGTACAACCCAAGATTTGGGCTAGATATGGTAAGAAAGTATTTTTTGTGAGTTTTGATAACATTTGAATCCTCAATAGAATTTTCATCCCATCATGGATTTCTGCTCACATTAGATTTGTAAGGCATGTTACTGTACAGGAGGCTTAAAAATATGATTAATGAACAAAAGGTTACGAGATAAACGTAAATTAATGATGAATAAACagcattatttgtttttattatttgttctaGCACAAATACAAATACTCATCCTTTATTTAGGAGAATAACAACAGCAAAACTGGTATACAGCAGTTAAAATTTTATAACAAGGTATAGGTAGTTGCCCGGTAGTTACCCGCCAGACTAGGGAGTAGTCGTCATTGTAAACAGACATTCTTTAACCTGCCTGGGGTCAGGAGTTGATACTTTGATAGCAGCCGTCAGTGGAGACTGAGGTTCTTCCAATGGcagattttcaaatttttttttcagcatttgtCATCAGTACTCTTGGACTTTGTTTCCGGCATGACATTATTACCTGTTAGGATATTGTCCTTGAGTTTGACACACGATTAATGATAAAATGTCTCCCATAACTCTATGGGTTGGCCAAGGTGAATGCAGGATTGTCAGCTTTGCCGCCTTGGAGTTAAATATACTGTACCTCAAGTCGAAGGAATCATCATTCAGGTGGACAGAGTTTCTACCAGACATCCACACATGTCTCATGAGGAAATGCCTCGTGTGCCTCGCCCAGACGCTAGAAGCATTGCTAGACACAAATTGCCTAAACGCTTACTTTCAAGATGAACCCAGGACTCGCACCTGAGGAACTCTTGCTCCTGAGCCCTTGCTCTTCATCCTGAGTCTTTATATTCTAAGAAATAGGATTAATGGAAGATAGGACATTGCctgatccctctctctctccctcggaaGATTTATGCCTAGAAAAATTCCGGTGGTAATTTAACCTGTTTCCTACCAAtacttcttttttcaatattaatcttacccgataatcatgtagctgtcaactctgttgccgacagaaatctacggtcgggatacgccagcgatcgctatacaggtgggggtgaacaccacagcgccatctgtggtcaggtactccagtacttcttgtcaacaccacctcaatttttcctctgtcgtgcctccggctagacctacatggatatgctgttgattctggagttattgctcacgatttggtgatgtatttgctctagagtttagccttcgctattcaggaagctttatcattagcgtagcaagtttttggaattaatttgatttaattttttatttaattttggtgacgaagagagtatgaactctctttcacttttaatggccgacccttcccttagacggaagtgttggtgtcgaagagagtatagactctctttcttaattttgcttaacaaaagttatagatttattttatatctctccgccttttataggcctcttcgattaacttccttttattataaacttattaaaattaatttttatatttgtttatattcgacctttcctaatagtaggcggtcttttcttggaaccgaagttaattaacattgagcccgtcatttcgtttttacctgttaacatattatgctattttaatgtttttgaaagaatttctttgatagtctcgtactgttttcaaagttgaactaacgttttgttttgtctctgcagttgttgacgttcagaacgttcaacttgcgctctatcgttacgatagagagagagtattcacggtgtcacgttgcagtaagagtagaacgatactagcgttttgttcattctttcttagcttaaatggttttaatactaataaaggaactttttatttgggaaatctttcagtttttttcctttaacaataatatgttttaacgatatatataattgggctcatctctcaggttctaagccaagagagagagagagagagagagatagagacggagggagagagaggaggataaacgtttcgttcaagcgggtaacgttgttatcgtttttgctcttctccctagtctctttaggggaagaaggtaaacgtttctagagttttattcttgttctcaggctttatgcggcgagagattttaaacgtagtttatttgatctagtgtttagtctcttttccagccactgaattatttatctttcattatgtttttctgttacattgtaatactgttttcgcaattactaacttttaatgaaggatagaattgcgtgtttcaggtacaaaccacttaaagtttcgagttcagtgaaataagtgcaaacagaaaatcaaaagtgataaagtgataagcgcaaagtgttacagtgttgcgttcgagggttcgtctgttcgtgccagttgttcgcctagtctgggacctcttacaagctcccaagcccaggggagaagtaatgtcgaaggacttatgggttcagcaggccttgatcgacgaacagacgtttccctccgtggtttcgggtgtatctacacacgttgccgacgtgatcaccccacccacacaaagacgagagagcccatttattcctcgtctgcggaagaggtttctcgcagaaaccatggaccaaatcttgcagcttttaagtgcaagtcggtcccttcc
It encodes:
- the ND-B8 gene encoding NADH dehydrogenase [ubiquinone] 1 alpha subcomplex subunit 2; translation: MAARAAVKFAPQLRELRIHLCQTSAASKGVREFIEQSYVSLKQANPKAPILIRECSGVQPKIWARYAMGEETCVSVADQSAGEVASAVESLVLPK